The Castanea sativa cultivar Marrone di Chiusa Pesio chromosome 4, ASM4071231v1 sequence TAGcaaatataaaggaaaaaatgactaaatatcCTTTGTTTTTGAAGTATATAGCAAAATagtcatattttcaaaatatataacaacATAATTCTGTATGTAAAACTCAATATTAGAGTTCCAAATAGAATTTGATATAAGCAATATCATGTCCAAATTTCTGAAATACTTTTGACAAAATGGTTGTTTGGTTAAATAATCTAAAAATAAAGGATAAATACCGAATATCCTTGTagtcaccccaaaaaaaaaagcgagGCACACAGTACTGGTGAGCAACCTCGAAGTAGAGGAGAGGCGTTCGCAATTTACTCCCAGTCTCcctgaaaagaaaagaatatccATCCGCATACATCAAGCCGTTTCATTTCAATATTTCTTCATTTGCTTTTTGTACCCCAACACGttatgatctctctctcttagccCCCACTTTCCGTGTATGCCTCACTCTCCCTATCTCTCACCACACCCTCCCATTTCTTCTCTCCCTATAAATACTCACCAAAACCACTACCCAGAGGTTTCAGCATCTCACTAACCAAAATCTCCTCtccacaactctctctctctctcaagatttcaaaagttttcaaaacCTTCATGCAGTTCAACAAAAACGCAGATACCATCAAATTCCTTTGCAGTTATGGCGGGAAAATCCTCCCTCGCTACACCGACGGCGCGCTTCGTTACGCCGGTGGCTTGACACGTGTCCTCTCCGTCGATCGCTCCATTTCTTTCACAGGTTCGTGcctcttttgcttttttctttttttcaatttccagattcaatttttgtaaattcgtttggttttttttttgtgaataattaatcaatttttttgtttcttcttgttgttgttgttacagAGTTGATGGTGAAGCTCGGAGAGTTCTGTGGCTCATCGGTGAATCTGAGGTGTCAATTGCCGACCGGAGACTTGGAAACCCTAATTTCGATCACGTCCGACGAAGACTTGGCGAACGTTATCGAAGAGTACGATCGCGCTTCTTCGTCGTCGATGAACAACCGTCCTTTGAAGATCAGAGCGGTGCTTTCGCCGCCGAAATCTCTCAAACAAATCTCTCCTCCTCAAACTCCCCCCGAATCGTTGAAAAACTCGCCTTTCTACCGATTCGCTTCCCGGACTTACTCGCCGCCGGCCGGTTACTCAGTCGGATCTCGGAATTGCTTCCGGAAAACCTACCCGTATAGCCGCCAAGTTCAAGAGTATCCTTGGGTTTCAAAGATTTACACACATGGACAGATAGGATCTTCTTATACAACACAGACTTCGCAAAGCTTGGTACAACTTGTTTAACCGACTTTACACTTAAGCACAGAGACTGCGTGTACAAGTGGGCTTTTACACTGCCATTTGAAATGCACAAACTCCATTATCATCGATGGTGACCTTTGCGAGCGAAATATTCTACCTCAGTCAAAGATGAATTGGACGCCTTTCATGAATCTCAAATTCTTTAGTATAGACCACTTCACTTGGCCCTTGAATTGTTAATAGATTCCCAAACATAACTTAGGTGTGTTTTAAAATCTATCCTAGTTATGTGTTCTAAATTTGCACTTAggataataaattatagaaatagTTGCAGCTGTAATTCTCTTGAACTCAGTAAATATTTCTTTGATTACTAGGCtgagggtatgtttggtaatttttttttaaataattttttatttttaaaattaaaaaatttgtttggcaaCTCCAAAtggataaaaaacaaaaattattctcaaaGCTCAATTTTCAAggggaattgaaaattttaatttctaattttcaaaagctaataaaaatatgtatttaatttaatgaatctaacTCATTTAATAAGTTATCACTAGAGTTTAAATCTTAATAACAAcgtattttagtattttttattttttttttaaaaaaactatctttttaatttcaactaaccaaacatgtttttttatttcaaaaatataagacaattattttttctttatattctcaaaaacaagtttttgaaaatagaaaaacaataattgttaccaaacataacctaaattTTGTAGCCCATGCTATTACCAAGCTTGTTGTTAGGCttaaaagcaattttttttttgtaataagcTTGAAGCCTCTATTTGATTTGATGAAGTTtgcatattataaaaataaaaataacaagttACAAGTTGCACGTCAGTTTATAAGGTTGATGTAAATTTTGTAATAGACCTAATATTACAAATTGTACTCCACTAAGTTTTGTTTTAAtgcattctcaaaaaaaaaaaaaatttgttttaatgagtttttttatataaaaaagataattgagttttaaaaattgataaacaaaAAGGTTGTCTAGAATGCTCCAACAAGAGATTGCGATTTGTTTCAATATTGTAGTCAActagtcatatattttttatttaaaaaaaaaaattctgagtCATACTCATATATTTGGATGGTTCATACTTCATAATACGGCCGAAAAGGCTTGTAATATTAGTCAGTCATTATCTCTAATTTAATATGTGCACATTTGATTAGAAAACGAAGTTTgatatttgatttattatttggCATGAGCGAAATCTAATTAACCTTATATGAAGAATTTGATACATATCTTGTCCTAAGTCCTGACAAGTGACAATAACACTAACACCTAGACTACTATCAATACCAATTCACCGTATTGCTTCTGGAGATGTCAAGCATCTCAGCAGTTTGACATTCCCAATAGTTTGAACTTTAATTTCGGTAAAGAAAGAGCTTTGGAATTTTTCCCAGGCCaatttttcaaagttttgtaTCATATTCATATGTGGTCCCTAACTCTAAGCattgtgttttgtgaaaaaaaaaaattcccttgaGCCATTTCTATTATACATATAATACACCCAACCTTGTTCTTTTAGAGGCCGAACATCTCTTGGCCCAATGGTGCCTCCAGCTTCCAAGAAGTGGTGAGCTcaagtttgaagtttgaactaaTGACTCAATCTATAGAGGTGGATTTGACTCACTCTATAGAAGTACCTATAACTttataataatgattttttttttttggtagtgttTTCAACTGAGTCCGTTTCAAATTTTCCCTCCCACTTATAATgtgcatgtatatatattagcaCTCACgtgttatttttctttgactCTTTTACTTAGCtctagaaaaatatattatttttgtataacaCACATATATCTAAGCAGGCAATAATACCCATACTcgttttttatataaactattaTTCATGGTTGGTAGACATAAAAGTATATAGAAGTACATAAAAgcaggaagagagagagagagagagagagagagagagagagagagagagagagagagagagagagagagagagagagagagagagagagagagagagagagagagagagagagaatgagttgATATAGGGTAGTTTATCTATATTACTAGTTAGGGGCTTCCAAGCTGTCTAAGCGATAAACACTAAATAAAACTTCTAACTTTtaggtaaattaaaaaaaaaaatcaccacattTCTCTTTTATCCTATAAAATTAGGCGCCAACTCTCCTAATACtttctaactcttttttttttttttttttgatagagtTGAACAcgtgcaaaaaagaaaaatgttcgagagaaacaaaaaaggagagagatttttttaatataggaaCCTGGTTTTTTTGtgttagaaaattgaaattaacattacttcattttttttttaaaacggtTGAAACTAGCattatttaatgagttatatataaatataaatactgagatgatatatgatttgttaaataaattagtaaaatagacaaaataaatttttttaatataaatatatatttacaaaaactCCGACGTGAATGCTAATAACCTTAATCCTAACCATGGATGTATCAAAACGTAACACACATTTCagcctctcaaaaaaaaaaaaaaaacatttcagcCACAAAATGACCCAACACCAACAAGCAACAAAGCCAAAAGCCACCTCcattatattaataaaagaaatctGGTTTCCCCTTTATCTGAAAGACGTCGGCTTGTGGCCAGAATAAGCCTAAACTTAAAAGCATGCTGTCAGCTCCACACGCAATAATTTATGCAACTATACATATAACACTGATTTAACACTGATTTTCaaggataatatatatatatgaatggtGCCACTGAGCCACAATATAAGTCTAGCCAACTACATGGCACTGCCTGCTGCCTTCCACGTGTCTAGCTCGAAGGTTCTCAGTCTCTTCTAATTAAGTCATCAGTCCTAAATTCTAAAGAAGGATCTAGTTGGTGACAACTGACAAGTGACTGAATTCCAATTGTttgttaatttatatatatatattactcatAATTTTATAAGCCAGTGGTCTGTCAGAATCAATTAAAATTAGAGGTTGGATTAGAGATTGAGAATAATCAGAGGATTCAGACCTCTTACTTACAAATcacccaaataaaaaacaagttaaaacaCAGAATTAaacttataaaacaaaattaaccaAAGAGAATCTtccaaatattaataaatttcttgTTCAACAGAATGCTTAACATTTCATTTCtgtttttttgtaatatattacAGACAATatctattaaaatttataaacaaagataaatatacattttcaatttgaaatatttaatgTAAATATAAGTTATATACATAAATCTATTTGATGATCTTAATCATATTAGGAGAAATTATTCCACACCTTCTATGAGAGGGATGATTGCTTTCCTAGGAGTGAATAATTTTACGAATATTACAAGGTAGTTGATCAAAATAGCTTTTGTCTGACTTGGTTTTTCATGAGCTTTTTGTTTTGGCAAGACAATGACATTTTCTCAATTTACTAGTCATTTTCTCATATTAGTGGTTTCATATTTGCTCACCTAAGGTCAAAAAGCAGTGCACCCAACAAATTTTCACCattgaaacttttgaaaaagaacATAATATGTTCTCATGGACTTTTTGAGAGTCCTAAGTAAGTGTTCATTCTTTCATACTCACGTACACCGCAAATTTTCTGCACTTAATTTGTAGAtgcaaaagagagaaaaattttgCTTTATTGGTTCATCTCCTCCTTTGTTTATGATAAAAGTTCATCCCCTCCTACTTAAAGATGTACAAAAAAAAGGTAGGCACAGCTTAATTGAAAGGAATGATGATATATGCCAAATTTTGATGCTAACCATTGTGGCATCCAACAAgcaatatttaattatttatgctGCTGATAGCTATTTTTGCCCTTTTTCGGTTCCTAAAATTCACTTTCTGTTCAGACAGCAATGAACTCATGTCGGTATTACACTATCACTTTAGTCGTGGTAATTTATGTGTGATAGAGGAAGTTGCATCTTTTGTGGCCCTTTGTATTTGATGGCTCAATTGAAATATCTTAGGGAATGTTAATAGTTAGTCAACCCCTCCATTCCacccaaatatatataaggaaaagccaatatatttttttaaataaaaataaggaaaatttgcttgatttttatttagaatttaaaaaatgaaaatgaaaggcTTAAATggcattttgtatttaattttaactaGTAATGTTGTTGGCATAACTCCCTCCCATCAAGACTCAAACATCAAAgagatatataattataaatttataattggCTCTAAAACTTCAAGGttacaaaaaacttgtaaaCAATGAGTTAACCATAGAGAAGAAGAGGACATAAGAAATTTACCTCAAGCAACAACTTGAAAGATGtaacatattttatatttaagagTTTATTAAGAAATGGAAGGTAATGGATAGAATAAagggaataaataaaaataaa is a genomic window containing:
- the LOC142631891 gene encoding uncharacterized protein LOC142631891; this translates as MQFNKNADTIKFLCSYGGKILPRYTDGALRYAGGLTRVLSVDRSISFTELMVKLGEFCGSSVNLRCQLPTGDLETLISITSDEDLANVIEEYDRASSSSMNNRPLKIRAVLSPPKSLKQISPPQTPPESLKNSPFYRFASRTYSPPAGYSVGSRNCFRKTYPYSRQVQEYPWVSKIYTHGQIGSSYTTQTSQSLVQLV